Below is a genomic region from Silurus meridionalis isolate SWU-2019-XX chromosome 1, ASM1480568v1, whole genome shotgun sequence.
GTTCTCACCTACATAAAGAGACAAGAATTGGAGCactggaaattaaaaaaataaaaaacagcaaccaacaaaaaaacacagacttaGGAACAGGCTCTGTACAAAAGCAGCAATGTTCCCTTTAAAACAAGGGGCTCTATTTAGCACATACACAGCAAAACACACCAAGCCCCCAGGCAAATATATCCACTGTTTCATCTGACTAAATCTTGAACTGCTACAAGAGGTGATGGACATAAGAAGTGATTTTTACTATAATGTGAAAAAGATTGTGATACAAACATGACAATAATATGGCTGCAATTATAAGTAATTGTATATCTAATACTTAattatagaatttatttttagaagCGGTTCTAAATTATGTTCACAATATAATTTCAGATTTTTACTAGCAAAAATTGTTGTTTGTATATTGTTTTTGCAGGCTGTATAGTTTGAGGATCAATTAGAAATTATACAGCCAGTATCGTGAATCTAATTATGACCAGAACATATGGTTAGACCCCAATATTAACAGCTACAAACAAGACAATATCACAAGTCTGCACCTGTGATGTGAGATAAACTGATCTGGAGATAATCCAAGGCCAGTGAGTCAATCACAGACTGTACGTTGTGAATATCATCTTCTTGGCTCTTCGGTACTACGATGTAATCTGAAAAACAAAGCAGACATTTTTAGTAAAagtgactttatttctcgtaaacattTAGCtgttctggtgcatccaccagtAACCATTTTGCCTGCCTGAAGTTTGAGGCtgtttgtgtatgaatgagGCCTCCTCGACTCCTGGACGGGTCAAATGACTTTCCCAATACACCTTCAATCCTCCTCGAACTGAGGATTCAAATGCACCAGGATTCGATTTTGACTGACAGAAAGGCTGTACGTGCATGTGACAACATCCTGAAATTACCCGAACtccatttttataattatggTGTACAAGAACCTATATAATGCATTAAAACCTAAATCAAATGCTATTTGAAATTCACCCACagaagaaaataattattttagaatGAACCTGCAAATACTATTTTCCCCCTATTTCTATGGCATtcaattatatacaatttttattaaagactTTTTCCAGAGTACTGAAAGTAAAATCATAAGATTCTGCTTCTGTATGTACTCACAGACAACCTCTATTATATTCCTTCTGATCaaactttattatttgtttatttattttttttacataaagccCTGGTCCACCAGCAAGTTCAAAAGCAAAGTAAATATGTCAGTCTTAAATATGCCCACCTGGTACTTTTTCGCCTAAGATAGCTTCGTATAAGGCCACGAACACACTGGCATCGCACTCTGTAAGCTTCTGTACCCTCAGGTTAACGTTACACTTGCAGATGAGATCATTGGCCACATCCACCCAATCTGTGAAAGAGTTCATAAGAGTCAGtaccacaaaagaaaaaatatacatgAGAGAGAAATATGCTAGTGAGAAGTTACTGtgcatatatataaattgaaaaTACAACATTGCCTGATCCACTGTTTTACAACACAGACCTAAAAGACACTGATTGTCCATGGCCTGGAAGTTTACAttagattcattcatttttttttttgcactatactTGTTATAAGACAGGAGTATTTCAGCGCTAAAATAGTAGAACTATTATttacaatagttttttttaatactactTTGGTCagttgtattaaaatgtatttaacaatcaaacagaataaaaaatgtatgattgtgtaatattctttaacatttataggaagagtctccagtgtcagcacgtTGTATCGGTCAGTAAGTTTTGCACCATGGGAAAGCCTTCAGAAGTGTATGAAACGGTTTCATTGACTACTGGGAGAATTATGTAATGTAAAGCGAACACCGATGACCTCCAGACATGATGGTTTTAACTATGGACTGCTTTTGATTAACGTATTTTCCCCTGACAATATCATTTCAGATAACTGGATTGTTTTCATGTGACAATCAAAGCTCATTATCTGAAAGAAACTATGGCCTGGTAATTAATTCATCTCACCGCAGTGACAGAACTGCTAATAAGCACCATCATCTTTATCAATCGCTAGACTAAATTGTGTCTACCTGAAAAATTTTACGAACAGAATTCACACCAGATTTGCAAtggaaaaatattacaaacattAAACACCACTCCTCTGAGATCAGGGGCGGGGCTTCAACTACTTAGACAGCTATAACTCATGGTATGCACCAAAGAAGAAATGCATCTTTAGAACAAGATTGTGAAAGTGATCATTAATAGCGGTTGAGGTTACATTCATACACAAGTTTCTCGAGAAAAGTGAGGGTTTTTATTCCCAGGTTGCGTTAAGTAACATTTTACACCGTGTTTTTACATCATTCTTCCAAGACGATCGTTCTTCACATGCGATGAGACGGTACCATTGCACATACGTTATCACAGATCaatttatacaatacaataaagatGCTTTAATGACAGACCTGTAGATACATGGGCTCACGTAAATAAAATAGTTGTTGAAGTAATATGGATAGTTTTCGTTCTGTTTACACGCCATATTTATGTTTTCACTAGAATCCATCCTAAAGCGTTGTATAATCGCATCCCATATTCCTATTGTTGGTTTTTAGACCAGCATTGTGCAGCGATCATACTGAGATTCCAATCCAAATTTTATAACACAACCAAAACCTTTCAACCTTTGAACTCGGTCTTCATCTTCGGAAAGAGAGCGGAGTCCGCAGGacccaaatctggcaagtagggtgggtgtgatgaggtgagatcatgttgtGTCCGGTGAGGAACTCACGTGTGGAAAGCAGCTCGGTGACACTGTATGCACGTAGTCAGAATGGCTCCCAATGTCCACAGGACAACGTGTTTTGTTAcaactgacttatgaaggtcggtgctccctgtgactgtgcaagcagcctcgtgctgccatctgttggcgtgttacaaaactactcTCGAAACTTTTTGCTACCACTATGTATGTTGCCTTTGTAGGTGTTCACTATGGATTCACTATGTGGTATAGGAGATTTTGTCGATTTCAGATTGCGTACAAGTCTGTATAAAATCTCcaaaaaacaaatgatgctGTTTATAAATAGTGCTTGGACCCCGCAAATCGCTGCTTCAGGTTATAATGTAAAGTTGGGGGTTTGCTAGGCCATTTTTAAGTTGTTGGACTAAAGATAAAGTGTATTATAGTAAGGAACACAGAAGAAGATACGAGTACCTGGcgttattttgttgtatttaccAGTCAATTCTGGAATACAAGTATAAATACTATAAGGAAATAAGTGTAACAGTCGTTGACGGTGGTTCATAGTGATAACTGGTATGTTCCCAAGTTGAACCGAATTATATGACCAAGCACTTCTTATTAACAAATTAACATTCAAATAAGTATAAATACATATGAGCAATATTCGAAAGAACTAATGAGAAGCAAGGCAAGAGTTTCAAAACGCACTTCCCCTCCTAGCCTGGAGCTAACTTTTGAGGCTTGCGTTACTCACTCGGTAACGAAGGCTGGGGCTACGGGCGTTTCATGAAACTGACCGTTCAAGGGATCGCGTTCCAAACGGCTCGCTGCTCACTATATAGGCACACTACATACAGTGTGAAATCAAGGCTAATCCACATACTAGAAGCTAGATAGCTATAAAACAAGGAAGCTATTTGGAACGCAGCCGTTGGCGACTCACCTCTCTCCTCGGTTCCCATCTGATTCAGGTTGTTTTGGGTCGGTAGAAGAACAAAGAGTGTCGTCCAAGGAAACAGGCAACTCTGTTATACGTAAAATGATTTATAGATATAAAATAGGCACcgttttcattaaaaacaaagctaAAATAAAACCGTCTCCGCTGAGAAGCGCCACTGCCCAACTGTAAGACACTCAAACAAAATGCTCACGAGTGCACGAAGCATGGACCAATCAGAGCCCAGCTGGTATATAAGGGGCGGGGCTTGTGCCTGCCGCAGAAAACGAACGGAAACGCATCCACCTATGTGGAACGCTTAAAGGACATTTAAAAACACCACggtgttctgattggctataGCGCTTTCATGccttatttttacattaaaaacttATCAGGGATCTAATAATCAATAGTTTTACTGCCAGTCCGTGTTCAATCCCAGATTAttgtcaaacaaaaaaataataatacggaagtggtttttaaaacatttctatgaCGTCGGTCCTTTTCGTCGACGTCGCATGTCTCCTTCCACGGAAGTTTTCGCTCCATTAAATAGTTCCTTGGATACAGATTTAAAGTgctcagtgtttttttaaaaaaagatgcaaagACAATATTTGTAACAATACGAATATGCAGAGTTATCTTTTAAAACCgaatatatgtgacaaataaggAAAAACGGCTGAATTTTGCAGGCTGTGGAAGGTTTAAATGTAGTTCGGCGCGCAGCGTATTGATACTGCATGTCCCTGTTCTTGTAAAGCGGCTGATAACGTTTTTTACCAGCCGACCGGCATTTTACAGAAGCCATTTTATAGTCTCTCGGAAAGGTTGGGGAGATAAATGATCTAATATTTACTATTGTATATacatatctattttttttccatttaaagcGTAAACATGCCTGGATATTCAGACAGAGACCGCGGACGAGATAGAGGGTACGTttgtatattaatttttatttccgtcaggaaatccagctgtGCTGCATCCGCCCTGTTAAATATGGTGTCTATGGTTAAAAaatcttatatataaatacaatgtgTCTATGTATATACCCAACGTATGCGACATTATTTAGTAGcgcttttatatttttttattacattttattagaaacccgtttttattttaaatttttttaaagcttttagtatttacaaaacaaaacaacaacattccAGGTTTGGGGTCGCAATGTGGCTCAAACTTGGTTGAGTCCCGAATAGctattttttgcataaatagGGTACTACACAGGCGGCCAGGGTAGTGTCTTTTCGTATTCCTGGAAGTGCACTTAATACCGTGTAAGGATCCATTTGCATTACGTGAATGTGGATTCAAAATGCCGGCTCACCCTGGCTTTGTTCTCGCCCTGTTCAGGATTAAAATGGCAGCGGGAAATGCGACACACTTGTGTGTTCTCCAAACACATGCACaggctgtaaaaaaacaaaaaacaacaacaacaacatgtcGCTTTGTTCTAAACTGCAAGCGGGGTgtgttgtttaaataataaacaacaattcAAGACATTGTGTTTATCTTGCACGAGCCTGTTCTAAATGATGTGCTTTCAGTTTCTAAACTTTCTATTAAGCATCTTTCTCTCTGACATGTAGCCTGGGCTTTGCAATCTGAGTTATCAAAGGAAAAACTcagaaattgcatttttttatttgtgacatAATGCTAATCATTAGACCGACAATTATGTcctaaaacaacacacaaacatcctgaaGTTCACACATGACAttctgtgaaaaagaaaataattctgAAGCCTGGCGTAATCAATCATTGGTCAGTCTTGGTAAATAAACACAGTATTCAGTGGCAATGGAGAAACATTGTTTTTCCCCTAAACACAATGTCAGTCTTCATCACAGTGTTGTCTGCACCTGAAAGAAAGTGGTTGTGAGGAAACGCAGTGTGCTGGaccagaaaaacaaataaatcaaacgTGTGTCTGTGTAAATACTGTGTGGCCAAAAATAGGcgattgtgtttttgttttggtcgTTAACGCCATGTTTGTTTGGTAGCTGTTATATATGATAGTTAGGAACAAAGCAGGGtttgaaatgtaatgtttacAGTCGTAGCACAGCCGaagatgattatttttttgtgctgtCAGCATCCCTTGGATGGAAAAGTGTGCTCTAGGATGATTTCTTAGAATCTTAAGAGAATGAGTTGTAAAGTTGCTGCCAGATACATAACTGAGAactattcaagtcaagtcaagaagcttttactggcatttcaaccatatatagctaacacaacacacagtaaaattaaacgacgttcctcctgaaccctggtgctacatacaacaacaatcgcagaaaacacagggctaaggactagtacgTGTCCTCGTGTTgcgtgcaacctggtgcaaacagtgcaaagacaacgcaagacaaatacacaaaacacaaaatagttcCACCAGGAAACCTGTTGTAAAGAGCTAATTGGATCgaggggaaaaacaaaaactacaGGACGGCTATAATAGACAGAATTTGTTGCCGTTGGTGGTTTTGAAAAAGTTACCGTCGGGTCTTTTGCTAATTGTAAAAATGGAAACATATCCCGATGTTTTTTACAGCAGTTATGGCAGCAGTGCTCCTCGATTCGGCGGAGGCCGCAGTGGGCCGCAGTCATCTGGAAAGTTCGGCAATCCCGGCGACAGACTGCGCAAACGGCACTGGAACCTGGACGAGCTTCCTAAATTCGAGAAAAACTTCTACAAGGAGCATCTGGAAGTCACCCGACGATCAATGGTTAGTCCGGCTTTTAAATTGTTCATTGGGCCCGACACAACTGTACCAATTTTCCTTTTAAACCTTTCTTTGTTAAATCTAATTATTGCCCTCCCACTCCTCCCTCGGAAAACAGCAAGAGGTGGAACAGTACCGCAGGGCAAAAGAAGTAACAGTCAAAGGCAGAGACTGCCCAAAGCCTATTATGAAGTTTCATGAAGCCACCTTCCCAAGTGAGTGCAcagtattttaaattttttacatttacccTATGTTTCTGTTGGTGTgtggtttttgttttagttttttttttagttagaaTACTAGATATTAAAGCAGTCTTTTGCACTTGTGTTACTGTGCGATTGCTAATAGAATATGTGATTGTTACAGATTATGTAATGGATGTTATCAAGAAGCAGACATGGTCTGAGCCCACTCCCATCCAAGCCCAAGGCTGGCCACTCGCACTAAGTGGAAAAGACATGGTCGGCATCGCCCAAACCGGCTCTGGAAAAACCCTGGCAGTAAGTCCTCTGAAATATCTGCAGTTTGCAAAACTGGGGGGGGGGACAAGGTCAAAAGATTATCTAGCTacataatattttaacattttccaACCCATATGTCACTCCACAGACTTATTAATTTTTGCGGTGTCCATAAAATGTCACTGTTCTGGTCCTTAAACAaagaatgttgttttgttttacagtaCCTGTTACCAGCTATTGTACACATTAACCACCAGCCATTCCTTGAGCATGGAGACGGTCCGATTGTAAGTTTTCTACATTAAATTAGTTCTTCATACACTAGTATTTTGACTCGTACATAGCCATAGCTACAGTTTTTATGTTTTGATCCAAATTGTGGGTCTACTATATGGGAACCAGTTTAATTTCTGAGCAGTCAGGCAACATTTTGGTCCTTTTATTAACTAGTGAGTCCACCAAACTGCTGGGCTGTGGCTCTTCAGGTTTAGAATTGGACTCCCAGTAGTTATAAGAAGTAAGTTGTGGTAGGTTGGGTTGTTCTATGCCTAAAAATGTGTATCCTGACCTCTTGCTTCAGTGCTTGGTGCTGGCCCCCACTCGTGAGCTGGCGCAGCAGGTGCAGCAGGTCGCTGCAGAATACGGACGAGCCTCTCGCCTGAAGTCCACCTGCATCTACGGAGGAGCTCCAAAAGGACCCCAGATTCGAGACCTAGAGAGAGGTAAAAACAGAACACACTACGATTGATATGGAAACTAGTGTatgtgtgatagatagatagatagatagatagatagatagatagatagatagatagatagaagtgcATTTGTTCTGAAATTAGTAATATATAAACTGCCATAAATATATTGGTTTCTTTAAGCAAttgttgtctctctctgttaagGTGTGGAGATCTGCATTGCAACCCCTGGCCGTCTGATCGACTTCCTGGAGGCTGGTAAGACCAACCTGCGGCGCTGCACCTACCTGGTCCTGGACGAGGCCGATCGCATGCTGGACATGGGCTTCGAGCCACAGATCCGCAAAATTGTCGATCAGATTCGCGTAAGTGTGAAGCACGTACACTTTCCACTTAACGTGAATAATTCATTTTGTTTGGAAAACATCATTGTGAATCTGATTTTTCTCTCCTAATAGCCGGACAGGCAGACCCTAATGTGGAGCGCCACTTGGCCCAAAGAGGTGCGCCAGCTGGCCGAAGATTTCCTGAAAGAGTACGTTCAGATCAACGTCGGAGCTCTGCAGCTCAGCGCCAACCATAACATCTTGCAGATTGTCGACGTCTGTAACGACGGAGAGAAGGATGACAAGTAAGAAGAGAAGCGTTTTTGAGagctgcattttatttgtttgttagtgAAAGATatgatttctgtatttatttatttctccatCAGACTAATCCGCTTGCTGGAGGAGATAATGAGTGAGAAGGAGAATAAGACCATCATTTTTGTAGAGACCAAAAGACGGTGTGATGAGCTGACCCGGAGGATGAGGAGAGACGGGTAAGAGCTTGGTAGAATTAAAAGATCTTTGTTTTCCCGCTGTCCTTAAACAAACAGGCCGTCGCAAATGTTTTCTAGGGTTTAATGATTGAATGCCTTAATCAAATGAAGCCTTGCTAGTTAGTCAACCAATAATGGGATGAGTAGTTTTTGCTTTTCTCATGCAGGTTAAAGGGTTAAGAGCTTGAGACTTAGAACTCTAATGTAAGTGTTCTTTGTGCTTCAGGTGGCCTGCTATGGGAATTCATGGAGATAAAAGCCAGCAGGAGAGAGACTGGGTCCTGAACGGTAAGACGCGCACAAATCTTTCGAAGAACTTCACCACACGGTTTTCAGActtttctgaaatattcaaCTTCTTCCCTTTTATAGAGTTCAAATACGGTAAAGCGTGCATCCTGATCGCGACAGACGTGGCCTCACGTGGATTAGGTCAGTATTTTTCGAGATGGCTTGTGTCGtctcttcccttttttttcctttttttttttttttgacaaaaccccaaggaaaaaaaacacattgtttCTCTTTTAAAGAAAGTGATTTTTGCTTTCTTTAACTTCTTCTCTATGCATTCTGAGTTTTTCTCACCTAAAGGTGCAGTCTTTGTGGCAGGGCCTAGGCATGACAAGCCCCAAGGCCGGCAGAGGGGGAAGGAGAAGTGGAAGTGAGCGACTGGCGGCCACCCAGTCGCTTAGAGAGGTGAAatttattaaaagcaaaaaaaacaaaaacccccAAGTCCGAGCTCATCTCTGTGTGCCAGTAACCTTCAATAAGGCAGTGTGGCTAAGCCTTGGCTATGATAACCTAGCTATAATAATACACACCTGTTCTCTGTCCATGGATTATCGATAACAAGTTTTTGTAACGGTTGATTTAGTCATCTTTCTATCTCAAACTAccaaaatgatttaaagcttgATGCTGTTTGTTTATGCCTTGCATGCAGTATGTAAAAGCGTCATCGTATGGCAATAGGCACTTGTTTGAGATTTGGAAAGATCCTTCTCGATGCATGGACGTTTAAGCAATAATTAGACGTTtagtctttttatttacaatttgtttttgcttttttttgtttgtttgttttttcctcgaCTCAAAGCACTGTTCATGGAATGGAGAGAGCAGTTTTTCAACTTCCTGTATCACAATTGGTGAGACTGGCACATTTATAAAGGGGCTCTGGGACACCTGTAGACAGTGGAGCAGAATcttaaagggggaaaaaaaaaaacaccctcaaAGAGAGTAAATCATCAGCAATGACTATCCATTTCCACGATTGAAGTTCCTCCCTCTCCtgcatttttcattcttttcaaaaAGTCATGTCGAGACCTGCCAACGAGAGACATTTTCTCAAGTGAACACTGGCTTCTGGGAGCATCTTGCCTAGACGAGACTGTGATGAGGGATTTTGCGGTCGCTCTTTAATAACCTCAAACAGAGTGGGGGGAGGACGCAACTAAACAACACCgtttttccccctttcttttTCGTACCTTTGGCTCTTGTGGGTGCCCTCACGTTAGCCACGGTCTTTTTGGTCTGGGCAAGACAGCAGTGTGGCCTTTGTTAGCGAGCTTCTTATGAGTGTGCTGAAAGGGGGGtactttacacaaaaaaaaggaccTATAGcgcaaaacaaaaaagccaCGCCCAACGGTCCTGTGTGTGTCGGCACACGAGGAGGCAAGAGTGCGCATAGTGGCCCTACTGCGTTAGAAGCACCTGGATGTCACTTGACAATTTGTGGGGAGTTGGCTGCATTGGGAAAGGACTAGTGAATGCATACTCCTTAATGGTAAGACATTTATTCTCATGGTTTGGTAAACAAAAAGCGGGAGGGAGGTGGACGGTGATCTTGGGTCTGTTTACTTCTGGTGACTTTAggttctgtttatttatttgaatgatttttctttctaattgTGGGATTAAAGCAAATGGAGTGTGCATCCTTTCTCTCTTCCCATGGTAGTGTTCCCACTGAGacaatcatgcttttatttatattttaatatgtacataaaaaatatatcctaGGACCTGT
It encodes:
- the LOC124392845 gene encoding probable ATP-dependent RNA helicase DDX5 isoform X2, with amino-acid sequence MPGYSDRDRGRDRGYGSSAPRFGGGRSGPQSSGKFGNPGDRLRKRHWNLDELPKFEKNFYKEHLEVTRRSMQEVEQYRRAKEVTVKGRDCPKPIMKFHEATFPNYVMDVIKKQTWSEPTPIQAQGWPLALSGKDMVGIAQTGSGKTLAYLLPAIVHINHQPFLEHGDGPICLVLAPTRELAQQVQQVAAEYGRASRLKSTCIYGGAPKGPQIRDLERGVEICIATPGRLIDFLEAGKTNLRRCTYLVLDEADRMLDMGFEPQIRKIVDQIRPDRQTLMWSATWPKEVRQLAEDFLKEYVQINVGALQLSANHNILQIVDVCNDGEKDDKLIRLLEEIMSEKENKTIIFVETKRRCDELTRRMRRDGWPAMGIHGDKSQQERDWVLNEFKYGKACILIATDVASRGLDVEDVKFVINYDYPNSSEDYIHRIGRTARSQKTGTAYTFFTPNNMKQANDLISVLREASQAINPKLLQMAEDRGGRSRGGRGSYKDDRRDRYSSGGRRDFGSYRDRDGDRGYSSGPKAQNGSYSGGGSYAKSNGSSSNYSSNSYNNGGNPNSFGNQNFQNQPFQGNQAPAQNGMNHPPFPFNPPQPPQQPPQPMVPYPMPPAFPQ
- the LOC124392845 gene encoding probable ATP-dependent RNA helicase DDX5 isoform X3; translated protein: MPGYSDRDRGRDRGSYGSSAPRFGGGRSGPQSSGKFGNPGDRLRKRHWNLDELPKFEKNFYKEHLEVTRRSMQEVEQYRRAKEVTVKGRDCPKPIMKFHEATFPNYVMDVIKKQTWSEPTPIQAQGWPLALSGKDMVGIAQTGSGKTLAYLLPAIVHINHQPFLEHGDGPICLVLAPTRELAQQVQQVAAEYGRASRLKSTCIYGGAPKGPQIRDLERGVEICIATPGRLIDFLEAGKTNLRRCTYLVLDEADRMLDMGFEPQIRKIVDQIRPDRQTLMWSATWPKEVRQLAEDFLKEYVQINVGALQLSANHNILQIVDVCNDGEKDDKLIRLLEEIMSEKENKTIIFVETKRRCDELTRRMRRDGWPAMGIHGDKSQQERDWVLNEFKYGKACILIATDVASRGLGAVFVAGPRHDKPQGRQRGKEKWK
- the LOC124392845 gene encoding probable ATP-dependent RNA helicase DDX5 isoform X1, whose translation is MPGYSDRDRGRDRGSYGSSAPRFGGGRSGPQSSGKFGNPGDRLRKRHWNLDELPKFEKNFYKEHLEVTRRSMQEVEQYRRAKEVTVKGRDCPKPIMKFHEATFPNYVMDVIKKQTWSEPTPIQAQGWPLALSGKDMVGIAQTGSGKTLAYLLPAIVHINHQPFLEHGDGPICLVLAPTRELAQQVQQVAAEYGRASRLKSTCIYGGAPKGPQIRDLERGVEICIATPGRLIDFLEAGKTNLRRCTYLVLDEADRMLDMGFEPQIRKIVDQIRPDRQTLMWSATWPKEVRQLAEDFLKEYVQINVGALQLSANHNILQIVDVCNDGEKDDKLIRLLEEIMSEKENKTIIFVETKRRCDELTRRMRRDGWPAMGIHGDKSQQERDWVLNEFKYGKACILIATDVASRGLDVEDVKFVINYDYPNSSEDYIHRIGRTARSQKTGTAYTFFTPNNMKQANDLISVLREASQAINPKLLQMAEDRGGRSRGGRGSYKDDRRDRYSSGGRRDFGSYRDRDGDRGYSSGPKAQNGSYSGGGSYAKSNGSSSNYSSNSYNNGGNPNSFGNQNFQNQPFQGNQAPAQNGMNHPPFPFNPPQPPQQPPQPMVPYPMPPAFPQ